Proteins from one Pyrobaculum neutrophilum V24Sta genomic window:
- a CDS encoding thioredoxin family protein, translating into MDDVERLLWKKAVELTSRKTPQCCNVSYAPGQVLYGVDQLRNAVASCKTAFVMFFGKMCPYCQMFDPIFRQVGERYRAYANFVKADVEVFFDLAARLGVMGTPTTVAFVEGRPLDAVSGFLTAPQFKAFVESVLSRAGCR; encoded by the coding sequence ATGGACGACGTGGAGAGGCTCTTGTGGAAAAAGGCGGTAGAGCTGACGAGCAGAAAAACGCCGCAGTGTTGCAACGTCAGCTACGCGCCTGGACAGGTGCTCTACGGCGTTGACCAGCTCAGAAACGCGGTGGCCAGCTGCAAGACGGCCTTTGTTATGTTCTTCGGGAAGATGTGCCCCTACTGCCAGATGTTCGACCCGATTTTTAGGCAGGTGGGGGAGAGGTACCGGGCCTACGCCAACTTCGTGAAAGCAGACGTTGAGGTGTTTTTCGACCTGGCGGCTAGGTTAGGCGTGATGGGCACCCCCACCACAGTTGCCTTCGTAGAGGGGAGGCCTCTAGACGCCGTGTCTGGCTTCTTGACGGCGCCGCAGTTTAAGGCCTTTGTGGAGTCCGTCCTGTCGAGGGCCGGCTGTAGATAA
- a CDS encoding ribbon-helix-helix protein, CopG family yields the protein MSKPLREFDLTYNDLFRAPDKEGAIVSVRVHRKVKAVLEELAKSEGLDGVSELVRYLIAGYLLGKYNIERPKEKVLVEPIVLTVNVQRGGGQTVDDVDYELAAEKVTAVIRDVEDYIRKIKAGLVPRNPEIAMRLGEKVARALKTAKKLGMEEEYIKLMKLKAQLSMYG from the coding sequence ATGAGCAAACCTCTTAGGGAGTTCGACCTCACATACAACGACCTCTTCAGAGCACCGGACAAGGAGGGAGCCATAGTGTCGGTGCGGGTACACAGGAAGGTCAAGGCGGTCCTGGAGGAGCTTGCCAAGAGCGAGGGCTTAGATGGCGTTTCTGAGCTTGTGAGATACCTAATAGCGGGGTATCTCCTCGGCAAATACAACATAGAGAGGCCCAAGGAGAAGGTCCTCGTGGAGCCCATCGTCTTAACGGTGAACGTCCAGAGAGGCGGCGGCCAGACCGTCGACGACGTTGACTACGAGCTCGCCGCCGAGAAGGTGACCGCCGTGATCAGAGACGTTGAAGACTACATCAGGAAAATCAAGGCAGGTCTAGTGCCGAGGAACCCAGAGATAGCCATGCGCCTTGGGGAGAAGGTGGCCAGAGCTTTGAAGACCGCTAAGAAGCTCGGCATGGAGGAGGAGTACATAAAGCTCATGAAGCTCAAGGCGCAACTCTCAATGTACGGATAA
- a CDS encoding glycosyltransferase, whose protein sequence is MIELAATLPFIGLATAGLFREIRFWSRREPPQGQRCGKICVVIPMRGVYPWTEENLRAITAQRVGAEVEYLFVVDSPEDPAYSLAQKYGRVLLNEGEGKSAALATALKAVDCECVVFADDDIRPGPQWLEALTSPLWRYTAATTYRWYLGRGLCHKVRLAISNTGFPAMMDKRSRFVWGGSTAFRKEFADKVKLAERLPKYVSDDYAVYSAIKEVGGTIWFAKSAIAPTPDPQCGVGEAFWWGVRQILMVKWHAPAGWYAGLFIYTLGFLLSVALPVIGVLTGDIWLLSGLALHPINLVKDLVRARGVRKHAGVPVRALDVAAAWAIGNFVIPLAVWASAFTKCINWRGRRICR, encoded by the coding sequence GTGATAGAGCTGGCGGCGACACTCCCCTTCATAGGGCTTGCCACCGCTGGGCTATTCAGAGAGATACGGTTCTGGAGCAGGCGGGAGCCACCCCAGGGGCAGAGGTGCGGGAAGATATGCGTCGTGATCCCCATGAGGGGGGTCTACCCCTGGACCGAGGAGAACCTAAGGGCTATCACGGCCCAGAGGGTGGGGGCGGAGGTGGAGTATCTGTTCGTGGTCGACTCGCCTGAGGACCCCGCCTACAGCCTTGCCCAGAAGTATGGTAGAGTGTTGCTCAACGAGGGGGAGGGCAAGAGCGCTGCTTTAGCCACGGCGCTTAAGGCAGTGGACTGCGAGTGTGTTGTCTTCGCTGACGACGACATTAGGCCTGGGCCGCAGTGGCTCGAGGCGTTGACGTCGCCGCTGTGGAGGTACACGGCGGCTACGACCTATAGATGGTACCTGGGGAGGGGGCTGTGCCACAAGGTGAGGCTTGCCATAAGCAACACCGGCTTCCCAGCGATGATGGACAAGAGGTCGAGGTTCGTCTGGGGCGGCTCCACCGCCTTTAGGAAAGAGTTCGCCGACAAGGTGAAGCTCGCGGAGAGGCTCCCCAAGTACGTCAGCGACGACTACGCCGTCTACTCAGCGATTAAGGAGGTGGGAGGCACTATATGGTTCGCCAAATCCGCCATTGCGCCGACGCCGGACCCCCAGTGTGGGGTTGGGGAGGCCTTCTGGTGGGGGGTCCGCCAGATACTCATGGTGAAGTGGCACGCCCCCGCGGGCTGGTACGCCGGGCTCTTCATATATACTCTGGGATTCCTCCTGTCGGTGGCGTTGCCGGTAATCGGAGTTTTAACGGGGGACATCTGGCTGTTGAGCGGATTGGCGTTGCATCCAATAAACCTCGTGAAAGACCTCGTGAGGGCCCGGGGGGTCCGGAAGCACGCGGGGGTTCCCGTCAGGGCTTTAGACGTAGCGGCGGCGTGGGCCATTGGCAACTTCGTAATTCCGCTCGCGGTCTGGGCCTCGGCTTTTACAAAATGCATAAATTGGAGAGGCAGGAGGATATGTAGATGA
- a CDS encoding sugar phosphate transferase, with protein sequence MEIGLVGRINPPLLTPAPYLVAGGFRIVELAALALCDEGKVVVYVEEAADLPLTLEGCRFEVRAGVPPDVPKIHVGCAPHLLRSRSLVCGGSSVSLGGEPAVAEPLESVADLVEANVDVMKLALRRLAELGVELVKGDYRGEVKGPVYLRGRIYEYTYVEGPAVVGPKSAVLPFTYVRPGTTLYFDSRLRDEGKNAILDSYVRKQHGGYLGDSYVSSFVNFGAGTTVSNLKNTLGPIRPSYTPKSYRKLGPVVGEFVKTAIGTLIYGGKYVGPLSHLYGLVDRDVPPLTIYRGGVAQPMDAEKAREYIRRDLAQFGREDLYRFYISKLFEKPLL encoded by the coding sequence GTGGAAATAGGGTTGGTTGGACGTATAAACCCGCCCCTCTTGACGCCGGCGCCGTATCTAGTAGCCGGCGGGTTTAGAATAGTCGAGCTCGCCGCCTTGGCCCTATGCGACGAGGGGAAAGTGGTAGTGTATGTGGAGGAGGCCGCCGACCTCCCCCTCACGTTGGAGGGCTGCCGTTTTGAGGTAAGAGCCGGGGTTCCGCCCGACGTGCCGAAGATCCACGTGGGGTGTGCCCCCCACCTCCTTAGGTCCAGGAGCCTCGTCTGCGGCGGCTCCAGCGTTAGCTTGGGCGGCGAGCCCGCCGTAGCCGAGCCTCTGGAGTCTGTGGCCGACCTAGTGGAGGCCAACGTCGACGTGATGAAGCTCGCACTCCGCCGACTGGCGGAACTCGGCGTAGAGCTGGTGAAGGGCGACTACAGGGGCGAGGTCAAGGGGCCTGTCTACCTAAGAGGCCGCATCTACGAATACACGTATGTGGAGGGGCCCGCGGTGGTGGGGCCGAAGTCTGCAGTGTTGCCCTTCACCTACGTGCGGCCGGGCACAACGCTCTACTTCGACTCGAGGCTACGCGACGAGGGGAAGAACGCGATTCTCGACTCCTACGTCCGTAAACAACACGGCGGCTACCTCGGCGACTCCTACGTGTCCTCCTTCGTGAACTTCGGCGCAGGCACCACCGTTTCTAACTTGAAAAACACCCTTGGCCCTATCAGGCCCTCCTACACCCCCAAGTCCTATAGGAAGTTGGGCCCGGTGGTTGGCGAGTTCGTTAAGACCGCCATCGGCACCTTGATATATGGGGGGAAGTACGTGGGGCCTCTGTCCCACCTATACGGCCTTGTGGACAGGGATGTGCCGCCGCTCACGATATACCGCGGGGGGGTGGCCCAGCCGATGGACGCGGAGAAGGCTAGGGAGTACATACGCCGCGACCTGGCGCAGTTCGGGAGAGAGGACCTCTACCGGTTCTACATCTCTAAGCTATTCGAGAAGCCTCTGCTTTAG
- a CDS encoding DEAD/DEAH box helicase, with translation MVFHLLHPLLREALKDRGISEPTEPQRMAIPEILAGNNVLVIAPTGSGKTETAMLPILSKMLEGGVEKPGIYVLYITPLRALNRDLLDRIRWWGERVGFRVDVRHGDTDKADRQRQSKTPPHILITTPEMLQAIMTGRRLLEHLRELRWVVVDEVHELAEDKRGVQLSVALERLRYHVGRDFQIVGLSATVGSPVEVAKFLVGDGRPFKVVLVSFARYMKLDVARPKPDEEDHKIAEVSGLFPDVVARLRYIKRLVEENRSTLVFVNTRSMAELLGFRFSQLFNDLPIAVHHSSLSKMVRISVEERLKKGELKAVVATSSLELGIDIGHVDLVVQYISPHQVTRLLQRVGRSGHRLTSVPRGVVVGEDINDVIEAVVVVKRARSGLVEPTQIPRKPYDVLVNQVVAFLMLKPRWRLEELHQVIKRAYPYRDLTIEELRRVVKFMNDLYPRLAFYYEDSDVVARPRGRGFYRYFYETLSMIPDERQYAVVNEKTGELVGTLDESFVAEYGNVGVKFIFRGRPWLITGIEERSIKVVEVSDPTGAIPSWIGEEIPVPYEVAQEVGLLRRRAQGGDHRAIAEEYGVNEDVARYIVEEMSKHRGPLPDDKTVVIEQFRENVVIVHAAFGTQVNRTLGKLVGELLIKALEKPVGIHQDPYGIIIQSAEPLAAELVGEQLRRLATLDVREIAELLKSALVKSGSFKRRILHVAKKMGAVDKDADVYSVSMSKLVEAFSGTVVFDEALRETLERDLDLEHTVDVIQRMRNGEIAVVYSASPTYLGEVLYEKLSHRLEIIPPERLKRLVLDSTKARLLNYTMLAVCQDCGWHGLVRVGEVTELVCPRCGGVNVGVVRVVRSDNLEREAKRGAEEVRRTAELLRRYGWVGLYALASRLPIEAVEEVLNSVGTSDLNKLTEALQEAEREYLKQRLLE, from the coding sequence GTGGTCTTTCACCTGCTTCATCCGCTGTTGAGGGAGGCGTTGAAGGACAGGGGCATATCCGAGCCTACTGAGCCCCAGAGGATGGCAATCCCCGAGATCCTAGCCGGCAACAACGTACTTGTCATCGCGCCCACCGGTAGCGGGAAGACGGAAACCGCCATGTTGCCCATCCTCTCCAAGATGTTGGAGGGCGGGGTGGAGAAGCCGGGCATATACGTGCTCTACATCACGCCTCTACGCGCCCTCAACAGAGATCTGCTCGACCGGATCAGGTGGTGGGGGGAGAGGGTCGGCTTTAGAGTAGACGTGCGCCACGGCGATACAGACAAGGCCGATAGACAGAGGCAGAGCAAGACGCCTCCCCACATCTTGATCACGACGCCGGAGATGTTGCAGGCTATAATGACAGGGAGGAGGTTGTTGGAGCACCTAAGGGAGCTTAGGTGGGTCGTCGTGGACGAGGTGCACGAGCTCGCCGAAGATAAACGAGGCGTGCAACTCAGCGTAGCGCTGGAGCGTCTGCGGTATCACGTCGGCAGAGATTTCCAGATCGTTGGGCTTTCAGCCACCGTGGGGAGCCCCGTGGAGGTTGCCAAGTTCCTGGTGGGGGACGGAAGGCCCTTCAAGGTGGTCCTGGTGAGCTTCGCCAGATACATGAAGCTGGACGTGGCCCGGCCCAAGCCGGATGAGGAGGATCACAAGATCGCCGAGGTCTCAGGCCTTTTCCCAGACGTCGTGGCCCGCCTCAGATATATAAAAAGGCTTGTAGAGGAAAACAGAAGCACTCTGGTCTTCGTAAACACGAGAAGCATGGCGGAGTTGCTTGGGTTCCGCTTCTCGCAGCTGTTCAACGACTTGCCAATCGCCGTGCACCACTCCTCTTTGTCCAAAATGGTGCGTATATCGGTGGAGGAGAGGCTGAAGAAAGGCGAGCTGAAGGCCGTGGTCGCCACGTCCAGCCTAGAGCTGGGGATAGATATTGGACATGTGGACTTAGTCGTCCAATACATATCGCCGCACCAAGTCACAAGGCTTCTACAGCGGGTGGGCAGAAGCGGCCACAGACTTACCTCGGTGCCTAGGGGGGTCGTCGTCGGCGAAGACATAAACGACGTGATAGAGGCCGTGGTGGTGGTGAAGAGGGCGCGGAGCGGCTTGGTAGAGCCTACCCAAATACCGCGTAAGCCCTACGACGTGTTGGTGAACCAGGTGGTGGCGTTTCTCATGCTGAAGCCGAGGTGGAGGCTGGAGGAGCTACACCAGGTGATCAAGAGGGCTTACCCATACAGAGACTTGACCATTGAGGAGCTGAGGAGGGTGGTTAAGTTCATGAACGATCTGTACCCCAGGCTGGCTTTCTATTACGAAGACAGCGATGTTGTGGCAAGGCCGAGGGGCCGCGGCTTCTACCGCTACTTCTACGAGACCCTCTCCATGATTCCAGATGAGCGCCAGTACGCCGTCGTAAACGAGAAGACGGGCGAGCTCGTGGGGACGCTGGACGAGTCCTTCGTAGCCGAGTACGGAAACGTGGGGGTGAAGTTCATCTTCAGGGGGAGGCCCTGGCTTATCACTGGGATAGAGGAGAGGAGCATCAAGGTGGTGGAGGTCTCCGACCCCACAGGGGCTATCCCGAGCTGGATTGGGGAGGAAATCCCGGTGCCCTACGAGGTGGCCCAGGAGGTGGGTCTCTTGAGGCGTAGGGCTCAAGGCGGGGACCATAGGGCGATCGCGGAGGAATACGGCGTAAATGAGGACGTGGCGCGTTACATAGTGGAGGAGATGTCTAAACACAGAGGGCCTCTGCCCGACGACAAAACGGTTGTCATTGAACAGTTTAGGGAAAACGTCGTAATCGTACACGCGGCCTTTGGAACTCAGGTAAACCGGACCTTGGGCAAGTTGGTAGGCGAGCTGTTGATAAAGGCTCTCGAGAAGCCGGTCGGCATACATCAAGACCCATACGGCATAATTATCCAGTCCGCCGAGCCTCTAGCCGCCGAGCTCGTGGGCGAACAGCTCAGGAGGTTGGCCACGTTAGACGTGAGAGAAATAGCCGAGCTCCTCAAGTCGGCGCTTGTGAAATCGGGCTCCTTCAAGAGGAGGATTCTTCACGTGGCGAAGAAGATGGGCGCGGTGGATAAAGATGCCGATGTCTACAGCGTAAGCATGTCCAAGCTGGTGGAGGCCTTCAGCGGCACGGTGGTCTTCGACGAGGCTCTGAGGGAGACCCTCGAGAGAGACCTAGACCTGGAGCACACGGTCGACGTAATACAGCGCATGAGAAATGGAGAGATAGCCGTTGTATACTCCGCATCGCCCACGTACCTGGGCGAGGTGCTTTACGAAAAGCTATCGCACAGGCTTGAGATAATCCCGCCAGAGAGGCTCAAGCGGCTTGTCCTAGACAGCACCAAGGCCAGGCTACTCAACTACACAATGTTGGCCGTATGTCAAGACTGCGGCTGGCACGGCTTGGTGAGAGTAGGCGAGGTGACCGAGCTTGTCTGTCCAAGATGCGGAGGTGTCAACGTGGGGGTTGTGAGAGTGGTGCGTAGCGACAACCTGGAGCGAGAGGCGAAGAGGGGGGCGGAGGAGGTGAGGCGTACCGCCGAACTACTGAGGAGGTACGGGTGGGTCGGCCTATATGCGCTGGCGTCAAGGTTGCCCATAGAGGCTGTGGAGGAGGTGCTCAACTCCGTGGGAACATCGGATCTAAACAAGCTCACCGAGGCGTTGCAGGAGGCGGAGAGGGAGTACCTAAAGCAGAGGCTTCTCGAATAG
- a CDS encoding XTP/dITP diphosphatase, whose translation MRIRVATGNPHKISEISQILKPLGIAVERLEARKIEVQDDDVVNVAKHAAEALCRDYGDNVVVEDTGLYVDALGGFPGPYAEYVYRTIGLRGLLKLLEGVENRSAVFRCAAALCVGGDVKVFLGETRGRISEEPRGSGGFGFDPVFIPEGFDKTYAELGDEVKNRVSHRAKAFISLGNWLLTRRSL comes from the coding sequence ATGAGGATTAGGGTCGCGACGGGCAACCCCCACAAGATCTCCGAGATTTCCCAGATCCTCAAGCCGCTGGGTATCGCCGTAGAGAGGCTTGAGGCTAGGAAAATCGAGGTGCAGGACGACGACGTTGTCAACGTCGCGAAGCACGCCGCGGAGGCCCTCTGCCGGGACTACGGCGACAACGTGGTTGTGGAAGACACAGGGCTCTACGTGGATGCCCTCGGCGGTTTTCCAGGGCCCTACGCGGAGTACGTCTACAGGACAATAGGCCTTAGAGGCCTGCTGAAGTTGCTCGAGGGCGTGGAGAACAGAAGCGCGGTTTTTAGGTGCGCCGCTGCGCTCTGCGTCGGCGGCGATGTGAAGGTTTTCTTGGGCGAGACGAGGGGCCGCATCTCGGAGGAGCCTAGGGGGTCGGGGGGGTTCGGCTTCGACCCCGTCTTCATACCGGAGGGTTTCGACAAGACCTATGCGGAGTTAGGCGACGAGGTAAAGAACAGGGTGTCGCACAGGGCGAAGGCCTTTATATCGCTGGGGAACTGGTTGCTCACACGTCGTAGCCTGTAG
- the pdo gene encoding protein disulfide oxidoreductase: MAVPIGGPEEVPHIEVDEETKEIIKEMLSQMENVVEVNFFTSANCGGRETNWCVPTEELIDLLAQLAPPGKLKVNKYSYDKDQEVFKKFGIEPQRVPAVIFGDGFVRYLGSPIGEEVRAFIETVVRLSTGKTGLRQKTRSELAALAQNAPKRVNVITVVTPSCPYCPYAVLLANMFAYESKGKVVSVVVEAHENPDIADMYGVTGVPTVILQAEDAAVGDVEFVGVPPEHELLARVKNHMGLS; this comes from the coding sequence ATGGCGGTTCCAATAGGCGGCCCTGAAGAGGTGCCCCATATCGAAGTTGATGAGGAGACGAAGGAAATCATCAAGGAGATGCTGTCGCAGATGGAAAACGTGGTGGAGGTCAACTTCTTCACCAGCGCCAACTGCGGAGGTAGAGAGACAAACTGGTGCGTCCCTACCGAGGAGCTTATCGATCTGCTCGCCCAGCTTGCGCCGCCTGGTAAACTCAAGGTGAACAAGTACAGCTACGACAAGGATCAAGAGGTCTTCAAGAAATTCGGAATAGAACCCCAGAGGGTCCCCGCGGTAATATTTGGCGACGGGTTTGTCAGATACCTCGGCTCGCCTATAGGCGAGGAGGTGAGGGCCTTTATAGAGACTGTGGTGAGGTTGAGCACGGGGAAGACAGGCCTGCGCCAGAAGACCAGATCGGAGCTGGCAGCGCTAGCTCAGAACGCCCCGAAGCGGGTTAACGTGATTACCGTGGTGACGCCCAGCTGTCCCTACTGCCCATACGCGGTGCTCTTGGCCAACATGTTCGCGTATGAGAGTAAGGGCAAGGTGGTGTCTGTCGTCGTCGAGGCACACGAGAACCCTGACATAGCGGATATGTACGGAGTCACAGGCGTGCCCACGGTGATACTCCAAGCAGAAGACGCCGCCGTGGGAGACGTGGAGTTCGTGGGGGTGCCCCCCGAGCACGAGCTACTGGCCCGTGTGAAGAACCACATGGGTCTCTCCTAG
- a CDS encoding FAD-dependent oxidoreductase → MVRVVIVGGGAAGASAAARARRLDPNAEVVLIERGSMITHAPCGMPYAIGGIVKSHEDLMTYRPEEFEKERNIRVLTRAAVLDVDVDKRMVAVQRGSSVEKIQWDKLVIATGAKPLVPKIPGVDLKGVLTMRHPDEVPEIKGHLEKAKTVAVVGGGYIGVEMAEVLLEMGKKVLLFEMADQLLPATLDPDTAAIVAEEMKSRGVELHLGEKVVELAGTGHVSKVVTEKGEYNVDEVILATGVKPDVDLALKAGAKLGETGAVYVNEYMETTVPDVYAAGDVVEKTHRLTGRRVWIPLAPTANKEGQVAGGNAVRGRVLKFPGVVGTAVTKFYNLYIARTGLSEREASQLGLKTQSALIKARTKAHYMPGAETVHMKLIAEESTGRILGAQVLGRSQIVAAYVDIVAVAAERGYTVSDMFFADIGYMPDTAPVWHPLIVAARVLSRGKL, encoded by the coding sequence ATGGTTAGGGTCGTAATAGTAGGCGGAGGCGCGGCCGGCGCCTCGGCAGCGGCTAGGGCGAGGAGGTTGGACCCAAACGCCGAGGTGGTTTTGATAGAAAGGGGGTCGATGATTACACATGCGCCTTGTGGCATGCCCTATGCGATTGGGGGGATCGTGAAAAGCCACGAGGATCTGATGACGTATAGGCCGGAGGAGTTTGAAAAAGAGCGCAACATCAGGGTTTTGACCAGGGCCGCCGTGCTAGACGTAGACGTCGACAAGCGGATGGTCGCCGTCCAGAGAGGGAGCTCCGTGGAAAAGATCCAGTGGGACAAGCTCGTAATCGCAACCGGCGCGAAGCCTCTGGTGCCGAAGATACCAGGGGTGGATCTGAAGGGGGTGCTCACCATGAGGCACCCCGACGAGGTCCCCGAGATAAAGGGGCATCTTGAGAAAGCTAAGACGGTAGCCGTGGTGGGCGGCGGCTACATCGGCGTTGAGATGGCTGAGGTCTTGCTTGAGATGGGCAAGAAGGTGCTTCTCTTTGAGATGGCGGACCAGCTACTGCCGGCTACGCTTGACCCGGACACGGCCGCCATCGTGGCTGAGGAGATGAAAAGCCGCGGAGTGGAGCTACACCTTGGCGAAAAGGTGGTGGAGCTGGCCGGGACAGGCCACGTGAGCAAGGTGGTCACCGAGAAGGGGGAGTACAACGTAGACGAGGTGATCCTCGCCACAGGCGTTAAGCCAGACGTGGACCTAGCTCTAAAGGCCGGCGCAAAGCTTGGGGAGACCGGCGCCGTGTACGTCAACGAGTACATGGAGACCACGGTGCCTGACGTCTACGCGGCTGGAGACGTCGTGGAGAAGACCCACAGGTTGACTGGGAGAAGGGTGTGGATCCCGCTCGCCCCCACTGCGAACAAGGAGGGGCAGGTAGCGGGGGGAAACGCCGTGAGGGGCAGAGTTCTGAAGTTCCCCGGCGTAGTCGGCACAGCCGTCACCAAGTTCTACAACCTGTACATAGCCAGGACCGGGCTCAGCGAAAGGGAGGCCTCGCAGCTGGGGCTAAAGACCCAAAGCGCCTTGATAAAGGCTAGGACGAAGGCGCACTACATGCCCGGCGCAGAGACGGTACACATGAAGCTTATCGCCGAGGAGTCCACGGGCCGTATCTTGGGCGCGCAGGTGCTTGGCAGGAGCCAGATCGTGGCGGCGTATGTAGATATCGTCGCGGTGGCCGCCGAGAGGGGCTACACGGTCTCCGACATGTTCTTCGCAGACATCGGCTACATGCCAGACACAGCCCCCGTCTGGCATCCACTGATAGTTGCGGCGAGGGTCCTCAGCAGAGGCAAGCTGTAA
- a CDS encoding CBS domain-containing protein: protein MDMFTRPVIEFATRNVVSVQEGEKVVNAIKTMVNLDIRRLPILRGDKLVGIITMLDVLDAIYSWVSDKNAEGSLYSDIYMKSVAEIGTRSVITAKPDTPVGEVISLFLRHNFGSMPIVDEAGRLLGIFTEWDVLKIASELDFPHRVRDVMTRIVYVLTPYSTVMDVLEGITIYKFRRYPIVDETGKVVAMLHAKDLLRFFAADETIDKIKQGAVDEVLNSYAINIAKSPIFLVKAGDPVVDVIRKMLEYDVGGVPVVNEEGTAVVGMVTEKTLMLLFEGSAE, encoded by the coding sequence GTGGATATGTTCACCAGGCCTGTGATAGAGTTCGCGACGAGAAACGTGGTGTCGGTCCAGGAGGGGGAGAAGGTGGTAAACGCCATAAAGACCATGGTGAACCTGGACATAAGGAGGTTGCCCATTCTACGCGGCGACAAGCTTGTGGGGATAATCACCATGCTAGACGTGTTAGACGCCATCTACTCGTGGGTGAGCGATAAAAACGCGGAGGGCTCCCTCTACAGCGATATATACATGAAAAGCGTGGCGGAGATCGGGACGCGTAGCGTGATCACCGCCAAGCCAGACACCCCCGTCGGAGAGGTCATATCGCTTTTCCTACGTCACAACTTTGGGTCTATGCCAATCGTAGACGAGGCCGGGAGGCTTCTCGGGATTTTCACAGAGTGGGACGTGTTGAAGATAGCGTCTGAGCTCGATTTTCCACACAGGGTGCGGGACGTCATGACGAGGATAGTGTACGTATTGACGCCCTATTCCACGGTCATGGACGTGCTGGAGGGCATAACCATCTACAAGTTCAGGAGATACCCCATCGTAGACGAGACGGGCAAGGTCGTGGCCATGCTCCACGCCAAGGATCTCCTGAGGTTTTTCGCGGCCGACGAGACTATAGACAAGATAAAGCAGGGGGCAGTGGACGAGGTGTTGAACAGCTACGCCATAAACATAGCGAAGTCGCCTATATTTCTCGTCAAAGCCGGCGACCCGGTGGTAGACGTCATTAGGAAGATGCTGGAGTACGACGTGGGCGGGGTGCCGGTGGTAAACGAGGAGGGCACCGCCGTGGTCGGAATGGTCACTGAGAAGACCCTAATGCTCCTATTTGAAGGCTCTGCGGAGTAG
- the mdh gene encoding NAD-dependent malate dehydrogenase, whose translation MITIIGSGRVGSSAAAIIGIMKLDNKILLVDIVKGLPQGEALDLNHMSSILGLDVEYMGSNDYRDMEGSDLVIVTAGLARKPGMTREQLLEANAKIVSEIGREIRKYAKDSVVILTTNPLDAMTYVMWKATGFPRERVIGFSGVLDAGRLAYYAAKKLGVSPSSILPIVLGQHGESMFPVPSKSFIHGVPLTRLLTEEQIREVTEETVKAGAKITELRGFSSNWAPGAGLAVMAEAVKRDTRRSLIASVVLQGEYGVRDIPVEVPIVLGRSGVVKVLEVELTPGELQSFMQSVEAVKKLVSSIPPNLL comes from the coding sequence ATGATTACGATCATCGGAAGCGGCAGGGTTGGGTCCTCCGCCGCCGCGATAATCGGGATAATGAAGCTAGACAACAAGATCCTTCTAGTCGATATAGTGAAGGGCCTCCCCCAGGGCGAGGCCCTCGACTTAAACCACATGAGCTCCATACTGGGCTTAGACGTGGAGTACATGGGTTCAAACGACTACAGAGATATGGAGGGTAGCGATCTGGTGATAGTGACAGCCGGGCTTGCCAGAAAACCCGGCATGACCAGAGAACAGCTACTTGAGGCCAACGCCAAAATAGTGAGCGAGATCGGAAGAGAGATCAGGAAGTATGCGAAAGACTCGGTGGTGATTCTGACGACGAATCCTCTCGACGCGATGACGTACGTCATGTGGAAGGCCACAGGCTTCCCCAGGGAGCGCGTCATTGGATTCAGCGGAGTGCTAGACGCGGGGAGACTGGCCTACTACGCGGCGAAGAAGCTAGGCGTTTCCCCCAGCTCAATACTGCCGATTGTGCTAGGTCAACACGGCGAGAGCATGTTCCCCGTGCCAAGCAAGAGCTTCATACACGGCGTACCCCTAACCAGGCTTTTGACGGAGGAGCAGATTAGGGAAGTGACTGAGGAGACGGTAAAAGCCGGGGCTAAAATAACCGAGCTCAGGGGCTTCTCCTCCAACTGGGCGCCCGGCGCCGGGCTCGCCGTTATGGCTGAAGCCGTTAAGCGCGATACGAGGAGATCCCTCATCGCGTCCGTGGTGCTACAGGGCGAATACGGCGTTAGAGACATCCCAGTGGAGGTGCCAATCGTCCTCGGCAGAAGCGGCGTGGTTAAGGTGCTGGAGGTGGAGCTTACCCCCGGCGAGCTCCAGAGCTTCATGCAGAGCGTCGAGGCCGTCAAGAAGCTGGTGTCCTCGATACCGCCTAACCTGCTCTAA